A single Crateriforma conspicua DNA region contains:
- a CDS encoding WYL domain-containing protein produces MKNEFRRAMQDSDHYVIEMDYVDSKGRRTRRTISPIRFVGRDRVLAMCLCREEPRQFYLDRCEDVRLAPAEQVLMPLPIAEYDPAPAAYAPTPGLTTCGAGLCLA; encoded by the coding sequence ATGAAAAACGAATTTCGCCGCGCCATGCAAGACAGCGATCACTACGTCATCGAAATGGACTACGTCGACAGTAAGGGCCGACGCACACGCCGAACCATCAGCCCGATCCGATTCGTCGGTCGCGACCGCGTTCTGGCAATGTGCCTGTGTCGCGAAGAACCACGACAGTTCTACTTGGACCGCTGTGAAGACGTGCGTTTGGCTCCGGCCGAACAGGTTTTGATGCCTTTGCCGATTGCCGAATACGATCCGGCACCCGCCGCATACGCTCCGACGCCGGGGCTGACGACTTGTGGCGCCGGACTGTGTTTGGCTTAG